The window TGCAACGATGCCGACGGGCAGTTCCGCCGGCGGCGCGACAGCCCGCCCGATCGCATCGGCCACGACAACAAGCGCCGCACCGATGGCAGCGGCCAAAGGCAGCACGATGCGCTGGTCGACGCCGCCAAGGCGGCGCGCGATATGCGGAGCGGCGAGGCCGATGAAGGCGATCGGCCCGGCGGCCGCGACAGCCGCTCCCGCCAGCAACACCACGGCGAGCAGGCTGCTCGCTTGGGTCCAGCCAACGCTGAGCCCGAGCGCGGCAGCGCGATCTTCGCCGAGAGCCAGCAGGTTGAGCCGTGGCGCGAGCACGACGGAGAGCACCGTGCCCGCCAACAGCGACGGAGTGATCACGGGCAGCAGGGTGAGGCCGTCTCCAGACAAGGCGCCGACACGCCAGTTGCGGACGAGGTCGAAGCGCTCGGGATCGGCCAGCGCGATCGCCTGCCCGATGCCGAGGCAGAAGGCGGTAACGGCGACGCCGGCGAGGGTGAGCTTGATCGGTGGCGACGAGCCGCGCGGCGCGCCGGCGACCGCGTGCACGGCGAGTGCTGCCAGCGCAGCGCCACCGGAAGCGAGCCAGACCGTCATCGCCGGGGCAAGACCGAACAGGCCCGAGCCGGTTACGACGGCGAGGCTCGCGCCGGCATTGATGCCGAGCAGGCCGGGGTCGCCGAGCGGATTGCGCGTCGCCGCCTGGATGATCGCACCGGCCGCTCCGAGAGCCGCGCCGACCACGAGCCCAAGCATGAGCCGTGGCAGGCGCAATTGCAGGAGGATCAATGTCGCCTCGCTGTCGTGGCCTTGGGCCAGCTCGAGCAGGCTTGACGGCGGCAGCAGCTTCGCCCCGGCAACCAGGCTGGCCAGCATCGCGGCTGCGAGCAGGAGGCCAACGCTGAGAGTACTGCGCAGGCAGCCGGTCATGCCGAAAGCCGCGCAAAGAGCGCGTCCCATGCGCGGGCGAGATAACGCGCCGTGTAGAGCGAGCCGAAGGTGCAGTTGCCGGCGACGGTCTCGACCCGACCGGCCCGGACTGCCGGCAGCCGCTGCCAGAGCGCCTCGCGCGTCAGCGCCTGCGGCCCGCCATCGCCG is drawn from Bosea sp. Tri-49 and contains these coding sequences:
- a CDS encoding FecCD family ABC transporter permease is translated as MTGCLRSTLSVGLLLAAAMLASLVAGAKLLPPSSLLELAQGHDSEATLILLQLRLPRLMLGLVVGAALGAAGAIIQAATRNPLGDPGLLGINAGASLAVVTGSGLFGLAPAMTVWLASGGAALAALAVHAVAGAPRGSSPPIKLTLAGVAVTAFCLGIGQAIALADPERFDLVRNWRVGALSGDGLTLLPVITPSLLAGTVLSVVLAPRLNLLALGEDRAAALGLSVGWTQASSLLAVVLLAGAAVAAAGPIAFIGLAAPHIARRLGGVDQRIVLPLAAAIGAALVVVADAIGRAVAPPAELPVGIVAALIGAPILAMLARPRRSEA